TATGGTTGTCCTTAGTATACTTCTACGTTCCTCGAGAAGAATGTTTGGAAGTGTAAGCAGAGCTATGAGCCTCAGTGGTACCGTGTTAACCGTAACTAATACAATTAAGTTAAATATATACGGTGAATAGAGTATTATTGCCTTGTTTACTCCTTGGGGCTCGTTCTTGATTTCCACAGCTGGTGACGGAAGTATACCATCTGATGCTATATACAGTCGTGCATTGTACCCTAACATGAGAGCCGTTACGTAGTGTATTAGCTCGTGTACTACAGAGTATAGTAGTGCAGACATTATAGTTGCAAGGATGATATCTGCCAGGTTCAACTGTTAGTCCCTAGCTGAAGTCTAGGAGAATCATGAAACCTCAAAAGGGTTGTCATAGAACTTTTGCTCAAACTCAAGCCACGAAGATATTGCGGGTTAAGCGAAGCTTCTAATGACTTCATAAAAGACAGAGCTAAATGTAGTATGCGTAGTATCTGCCCTCTTCGTCGCTCTCGACTATACCTTCCTCTACGAGCTTGTTTAGGGCATAGCGTATCTTGTCCTCGCTTGCTAGACCGGATAGAATCGAGTGCAATTCTCGGACAGTCATAGGCCTCTCTCTGAGGAGGCGCAGGATAATATCCCTCAATTGATCTTCGTTCGGGGCTACTACTACAACGACCTCTTCGTCCTCGTAGAGCTTGTGGAGGACTATATCCTTGTTGTAGACATAGGTCTCCTTGTCGCCAGTGTAGTTATTCTGCCTAGGGCTAACCGACACGGCCCCACGCCTCCAGGGTTTATAGCCGCGCGTCCACACCCTTATATAGGGGTTAGATTATAGCTTGAACTAGTCTATCATGCAGCACAGATGAAGATACGTATTATTGACCCCCAAACTACCTTGGCTCTGTACCCGTCTCTAACACTGTCTAGGGGATGCATCGTCTATGACGCTTAGACTGCGAACAGACCTGCTGGGACTTTGTGGACAGATAGAAGCTTTAAGAAACAATCTCGCGAGGTATCGAGAGAGGTATACTGTTAAGCTCGAGAACACAAATACCCAAAATGCTGAGGCAGCTGAACGGCTTAGAGCAATAATCGCCGGGATCCTCGAAAGCATAGATAACGTTATGATTACTGTTGACAGGATAAGCAACCTTGTATGTGACAGTGACCCCTCGCTAGCCTCTATAATGAAGGCATACTATATAGCTGACAAAACATACTATAAGATCATGATAGGCCAGAATACGCCCATACCAGCTTCGATTAGGTCAGCCTTCTATGAGATATACAGGATGCTCAAGATCCTTGCAAATCAGTAAGAAGCAGGAGAGTCTGCGGGGTCAACGGCCTAAAGCGTCGTCACCAAAGCCTGCTATCGGTAGAGGCCTTTACCTATCATCCCCCAGTACGCTGTAGTGGCTGACCAGCTTTGATTATATAGCTTCCCAGCTGTTTCTGGGCTACCATAGTGGGGCTAGGGCCTTGCAGCTAATCGACGCTATACGCACCAGTCTTAAAGCTGCAAAGGTGCCGGGACAAGTATCAGCCAAAGCCATAGCACTTGTTGAAGAAGTCTTAGAAACATACAACATAAGAAGTACAAGGGAGCTCTATGAACTGCCCGATTGGAATCTATGGCTTGTTATGATAAAGTCGCTGTTATCGCCTCTCTCTAGGCTTCTTCGTAGAGAAGGCTACTGTCATGCCAATAGCTTCGTTGTAGGTGCCCTAATGACGCTAGACGAGCGCATAGCAGCATTGATACGTGAGTGGGTTAGGACTAGATGTAGCGCTGGAAACGATCCGTGCTGTAAGAATCCGCCATGTTGCAATCTAGTCTAGTCTCCACGGGGCCGATAGCTAGATCATACGCTCCCGGCCACTTGTAGTATAACAGGG
The window above is part of the Pyrodictium delaneyi genome. Proteins encoded here:
- a CDS encoding helix-turn-helix domain-containing protein, producing the protein MSVSPRQNNYTGDKETYVYNKDIVLHKLYEDEEVVVVVAPNEDQLRDIILRLLRERPMTVRELHSILSGLASEDKIRYALNKLVEEGIVESDEEGRYYAYYI